The following are encoded together in the Xiphophorus hellerii strain 12219 chromosome 3, Xiphophorus_hellerii-4.1, whole genome shotgun sequence genome:
- the snrka gene encoding SNF-related serine/threonine-protein kinase, with product MSRNKLDPHEPSELPRPAGGAPLSPTPSPVMAGFKRGYDGKIAGLYDLDKTLGRGHFAVVKLARHVFTGEKVAVKVIDKTKLDTVATGHLFQEVRCMKLVQHPNIVRLYEVIDTQTKLYLILELGDGGDMFDYIMKHEEGLNEELAKKYFAQIVHAISYCHRLHVVHRDLKPENVVFFEKQGLVKLTDFGFSNKFQPGKKLTTSCGSLAYSAPEILLGDEYDAPAVDIWSLGVILFMLVCGQPPFQEANDSETLTMIMDCKYTVPAHVSSACRDLIDRMLQRDPKRRASLEEIESHTWLQGVDPSPATKYSTPLVSHKNLSEEEHNSIIQRMVLGDIADREAIVEALETNKYNHITATYYLLAERILREKQEKEVQTRSSSPSSIKAHFRQSWPTRMDMHQDIEDSLASSSISHAGGPQSPARSAESLLNGHRSKGLMDLGRREEATVTDSAQGACAAAPSGPAAGTFRAAGPSTSAAKQRICLFRVEEDEEEEEEQDPSPLPTQVILRRKPPSITNRLTSRKSAPVLNQIFEEEGESDDDFEMDEGLPPKLSRLKMNIAGGVGGVGSGATSAASPGPTQKRYHRRKSQGRGSSCSSSETSDDDSESHRRRLDKDSGFTYSWNRRDSSEGPPGSEGGTGGGSSSGQGKPPSEGGGSSGPDRGSPPGNGEREGGSGGGGGGGAGGGHQGQDRPSSCCSSSTKPALSMASRPSRTASRGAELVESLKLMSLCLSSQLQLQQRSGRGGRAGGGTKVILDPRGVKEKPTWRICIGSTDSLDSIGLPAAGLPRSHAVLHLRQKGAPPGSRDAHSNMNGLKNGVLQLPLCEKSISVNIQRGSRDALLCTSAPASCCQVI from the exons ATGAGCCGAAATAAGCTGGACCCACACGAGCCCAGCGAGCTGCCccggcctgcagggggcgctcccCTGTCCCCGACACCCTCTCCAGTCATGGCGGGCTTCAAGCGGGGATACGACGGCAAAATCGCCGGCCTGTACGACCTGGACAAGACGCTGGGGCGGGGCCACTTCGCCGTGGTCAAGCTGGCGCGGCACGTTTTCACCGGGGAGAAGGTGGCGGTGAAGGTCATCGACAAGACCAAGCTGGACACAGTGGCGACGGGCCACCTCTTCCAGGAGGTGCGCTGCATGAAGCTGGTGCAGCACCCCAACATCGTGCGCCTGTATGAAGTGATAGACACTCAGACGAAGCTGTACCTGATCTTGGAGCTGGGAGACGGGGGTGATATGTTCGACTACATCATGAAACATGAGGAGGGGCTGAACGAGGAGCTGGCCAAGAAGTACTTTGCCCAGATCGTCCACGCCATCTCTTACTGCCACCGACTGCACGTGGTGCACAGGGACCTGAAGCCTGAGAACGTGGTGTTCTTCGAGAAACAAGGACTGGTGAAGCTCACCGACTTTGGCTTCAGCAACAAGTTTCAGCCAGGGAAGAAGCTGACCACCAGCTGCGGCTCTCTGGCATACTCGGCTCCGGAAATCCTCCTTGGCGACGAGTACGACGCTCCAGCCGTAG ACATCTGGAGCCTCGGCGTGATCCTGTTCATGTTGGTTTGCGGCCAGCCGCCTTTCCAGGAAGCAAACGACAGCGAGACTCTCACCATGATCATGGACTGTAAATACACTGTACCTGCCCACGTCTCCAGCGCCTGCAGAGA TCTGATAGACCGCATGCTGCAGAGGGACCCCAAGCGCCGAGCCTCACTGGAGGAGATTGAGAGCCACACCTGGCTGCAGGGGGTGGACCCCTCACCGGCCACCAAGTACAGCACTCCTCTGGTCTCCCACAAGAACTTGTCAGAGGAGGAGCACAACAGCATCATCCAGCGCATGGTGCTGGGAGACATCGCTGACCGGGAGGCTATAGTGGA AGCCCTGGAGACCAACAAATACAACCACATCACAGCAACATACTACCTGTTAGCAGAGCGGATCCTGAGGGAGAAGCAGGAGAAGGAGGTCCAGACCCGCTCCTCCAGCCCCAGCAGCATCAAGGCACACTTCAG gcagTCCTGGCCGACCAGAATGGACATGCATCAGGACATAGAGGACTCTCTGGCTTCCTCGTCCATCTCTCACGCCGGGGGCCCCCAGTCCCCGGCCCGCAGCGCAGAGAGCCTGCTGAACGGACACCGCTCCAAAGGCTTGATGGACCTGGGCCGGCGGGAGGAGGCCACGGTCACCGACTCAGCTCAG GGAGCCTGTGCAGCAGCACCTTCTGGCCCTGCTGCTGGGACCTTCAGAGCTGCAGGTCCCTCCACATCAGCAGCCAAGCAGAGGATCTGTctgttcag GgtggaggaagatgaagaggaggaggaagagcaggacCCGTCGCCCCTGCCGACCCAGGTGATCCTGCGGCGGAAACCCCCCTCCATCACCAACCGCCTGACCTCCAGGAAGAGCGCCCCGGTGCTCAACCAGATCTTTGAGGAGGAGGGCGAGTCGGACGACGACTTTGAGATGGACGAGGGTCTGCCGCCCAAACTCAGCCGGCTCAAGATGAACATCGCCGGCGGGGTGGGCGGTGTGGGCTCCGGGGCCACCTCGGCCGCATCCCCCGGCCCCACGCAAAAACGCTACCACAGGCGCAAGAGCCAGGGCCGGGGGTCGTCCTGCTCCAGCTCGGAGACCAGCGACGACGACTCAGAGAGCCACAGGAGGCGCCTGGACAAGGACTCGGGTTTCACCTACAGCTGGAACCGGAGGGACAGCAGCGAGGGGCCCCCCGGCAGCGAAGGGGGTACAGGGGGGGGCAGCAGCTCCGGCCAGGGGAAGCCCCCCTCGGAGGGTGGCGGCTCCTCTGGCCCCGACAGAGGCAGCCCCCCTGGTAACGGGGAGAGGGAAGGTGGCAGCGGTGGAGGGGGTGGCGGTGGGGCCGGAGGGGGCCACCAGGGACAGGACCGaccctccagctgctgcagcagctccaccaaGCCGGCCCTCAGCATGGCGAGCCGGCCCTCCCGCACAGCGAGCCGCGGCGCCGAGCTGGTGGAGAGTCTGAAGCTGATGAGCCTCTGCCTCAGCtcgcagctgcagctgcagcagcgcaGCGGGCGGGGGGGCCGAGCAGGGGGCGGGACCAAGGTCATCCTGGACCCCCGGGGCGTCAAGGAGAAACCGACGTGGAGGATCTGCATCGGCTCCACCGACAGCCTGGACTCCATCGGCCTCCCCGCCGCCGGCCTGCCCCGCTCCCACGCCGTGCTGCACCTCCGCCAGAAGGGGGCGCCGCCCGGCAGCAGGGACGCTCACAGCAACATGAACGGCCTGAAAAACGGCGTGCTGCAACTACCTCTGTGTGAGAAGAGCATCTCTGTTAACATCCAGCGTGGCTCCAGAGACGCTCTGCTGTGTACTTCAGCTCCAGCCAGCTGCTGCCAGGTCATCtga
- the pomgnt2 gene encoding protein O-linked-mannose beta-1,4-N-acetylglucosaminyltransferase 2 has product MRASVAGCRMSLGALINGLLVSVIAAMLWKYSKLSEHAASLEEELHMTQQSKELSQARIDYHVALQSLQEHGTRMVCTGKMHTDRICRFDYLCYSSEAEEFVFFHSNSSVMLPNLGSRRFQPALLDLSSVEDHNTQYFNFLELPAAALKFMPKPVFVPDVTLILNRFNPDNLMHVFHDDLLPAFFTMKQYSDLDDEARLVFMEGWGEGPHFDLYQLLSSKQPLLKEQLRNFGKLMCFTKSYVGLSKMTTWYQYGFVQPQGPKANILVSGNEIRHFAKALMEKMNITRQDEAEKDGGSSEQERERDKKDEYIAVFSRSTTRLILNEAELIMALAQEFQMRVVTVSLEEQSFPSIIQVISAASMLVSMHGAQLITSMFLPRGATVVELFPFAVNPEQYTPYKTLATLPGMDLHYIFWRNSKEENTVTHPDRPWEQGGIAHLEKDEQQRILASTDVPRHLCCRNPEWLFRIYQDTLVDIPSFLEVLKDGMKSKPSLKKTKTASTVHPGRVREAHCQTSVQTPNEAKLTVSWQIPWNLKYLKVREVKYEVWIQEQGENTYMPYILPQQNYTFSENIKPFTTYLVWVRCIFNKNLLGPFADVLTCRT; this is encoded by the coding sequence ATGCGAGCTTCTGTGGCGGGCTGCAGGATGAGCTTGGGTGCGCTAATTAACGGGTTGCTCGTCTCCGTGATTGCAGCAATGCTTTGGAAGTACTCCAAGCTAAGCGAGCATGCAGCCTCCCTGGAGGAGGAGTTGCATATGACACAGCAGTCCAAGGAGCTCTCTCAGGCCCGCATCGACTACCATGTTGCCCTGCAATCTCTCCAGGAACATGGCACCCGCATGGTGTGTACTGGCAAGATGCACACCGACCGCATCTGCCGCTTTGACTATTTGTGCTACTCCTCTGAGGCAGAGGAGTTTGTATTTTTCCACTCCAACTCCTCTGTCATGCTTCCTAATCTTGGATCTAGGCGCTTTCAACCTGCCCTACTAGATTTGTCCTCAGTAGAGGATCACAACACccaatattttaactttttagaACTCCCAGCTGCCGCTTTAAAGTTCATGCCCAAACCCGTTTTTGTACCAGATGTGACTCTGATCCTCAACAGATTCAATCCGGATAACCTTATGCACGTATTCCACGATGATCTTCTCCCAGCCTTCTTTACCATGAAACAGTATTCCGACTTGGACGATGAGGCACGTCTCGTGTTCATGGAAGGCTGGGGTGAAGGGCCACACTTCGACCTCTATCAACTTCTCAGCAGCAAGCAGCCACTTCTTAAAGAGCAGTTGAGGAACTTTGGAAAGCTAATGTGTTTTACTAAATCTTATGTTGGTTTGTCCAAAATGACCACCTGGTACCAGTATGGGTTTGTTCAGCCACAGGGGCCCAAAGCCAACATTTTGGTTTCAGGGAATGAGATCAGACATTTTGCCAAGGCTTTAATGGAGAAAATGAACATAACAAGGCAGGACGAGGCAGAGAAGGATGGAGGAAGCTCAGAgcaagagagggagagagacaaGAAAGATGAATACATCGCTGTGTTTAGTCGCTCAACAACAAGATTAATTCTGAATGAAGCAGAGCTAATAATGGCCTTAGCCCAGGAGTTCCAGATGAGAGTGGTTACAGTATCCCTGGAGGAACAATCTTTTCCTAGTATCATCCAGGTGATTAGTGCTGCTTCCATGTTGGTCAGCATGCATGGAGCTCAGCTCATCACCTCAATGTTTCTTCCCAGAGGTGCAACTGTGGTAGAGTTGTTCCCCTTTGCTGTGAACCCAGAGCAGTATACTCCATATAAAACCCTCGCCACTCTACCAGGCATGGACCTTCACTACATTTTTTGGAGGAATTCTAAGGAGGAAAACACTGTCACCCATCCAGACAGACCGTGGGAGCAAGGTGGGATTGCCCACCTAGAAAAAGATGAGCAGCAGCGCATCCTGGCAAGTACGGATGTCCCAAGGCACCTGTGCTGCCGGAACCCGGAATGGCTTTTCCGGATCTACCAGGATACTTTGGTAGACATTCCGTCATTCCTCGAGGTCCTCAAAGATGGCATGAAGAGTAAGCCTagcctgaagaaaacaaaaactgccaGCACAGTTCACCCTGGCCGGGTCAGAGAAGCCCACTGTCAGACATCAGTACAAACCCCTAATGAGGCCAAACTCACAGTCTCTTGGCAGATCCCGTGGAATCTAAAGTACCTGAAGGTCAGAGAGGTTAAGTACGAGGTATGGATCCAGGAGCAGGGAGAAAACACCTACATGCCTTATATCCTTCCTCAACAGAACTACACTTTCTCTGAGAACATAAAGCCCTTTACTACCTACCTGGTGTGGGTGAGGTGCATCTTTAACAAGAACCTCTTAGGTCCGTTTGCAGACGTTCTGACATGTCGGACCTAA